A genomic window from Solanum dulcamara chromosome 11, daSolDulc1.2, whole genome shotgun sequence includes:
- the LOC129874696 gene encoding glycerophosphodiester phosphodiesterase GDPDL6-like: protein MLLSSFCDLKIQDWKKMIRYVLLVCLMIHCTIADPKGAVPLPPITKHRWLTLNGDEPFVVANGGFSGLYPPQTELAYSQSIIFGKGGTVLLCDLHMSRDGQGFCLSQLNLQNTTNAADAFPNRKKTYIVNGKELQGWFALDFTSDEMFSRLIVTQSIFSRTDLFDFLSPYPTDLYLEENRNALLWINAEYATFYNQHKLSLVDHIKQLLEIKKDISYISSPDIGFLKSMGPFVHGLKTKLMFKFPTDRNAVEPTTNEPYASLLTKLSMIKTFATGIVVPREYIWPVNKARYLEPSTNLVIDAHKQGLEVFAYGFANDNFLPHNYSYDLQREYLQFVDNSKFAVDGVVTDFPTSASTAIACLAGSKNASRKVPTLIISANGANGDYPGSTDLAYQKAVDDGADIIDCSVQMTKDGVAFCLPSVDLIPTTTASGPFMSRAAKIDSIQSSMGIFSFDFTWDEILSLKPQMFSEFNGDLIRDPARKNVGKFVTLSDFLEFAKAKAVLGVLINIENAAYLAANKGLDVVGAVTTALSNTTLDKQSTQKVLIMSGESSVLDKFKDIPTYERVLHIKKQVEFVTNETALEIKKHADAVFLHKHSLYTQFRGEGFTLNFTNLIECMHWANVSVYAGTVLNEFQDIYMDYSSDPYMLIHNLIYYGADGIITQYPSTANAYTRNLCTGNLESYRIPDINPGDVITSALDPKEVVEYKPPPPVHLETEDFITPPLPPVAAISKDDDDDDKGSASSNKTNTNANAPSSPSPPPEQAQTPSTATVATINVVALFFATMLGLVTLL from the exons GATTGGAAGAAAATGATCAGGTATGTGTTATTAGTATGCTTGATGATCCATTGTACTATAGCTGATCCAAAGGGTGCAGTTCCTCTTCCTCCTATTACCAAGCACAGATGGTTGACACTAAATGGTGATGAACCATTTGTTGTTGCAAATGGGGGATTTTCGGGACTTTATCCCCCACAAACAGAACTAGCATATAGTCAATCAATTATATTTGGAAAGGGTGGTACCGTCTTGCTATGTGATCTCCATATGAGTCGCGATGGACAGGGCTTTTGTCTCTCACAATTAAACCTTCAGAATACAACAAATGCAGCTGATGCTTTTCCGAATCGTAAAAAAACCTACATTGTTAATGGAAAAGAACTTCAAGGATGGTTTGCATTGGACTTCACAAGTGATGAGATGTTTAGTCGATTAATTG TAACACAATCAATATTCAGCAGAACAGATCTATTTGATTTTTTATCACCATATCCAACAGACCTATATTTAGAAGAAAACAGGAACGCTCTACTGTGGATCAATGCCGAG TATGCGACATTCTACAACCAGCACAAACTGAGTTTAGTTGACCATATTAAGCAACTCTTGGAGATAAAGAAGGATATATCTTACATATCGTCTCCGGATATTGGTTTTTTGAAGAGCATGGGACCATTTGTGCACGGTCTCAAAACTAAGCTAATGTTCAAGTTTCCCACAGATAGAAATGCAGTTGAACCCACAACAAATGAACCATATGCTTCACTATTAACAAAGTTGTCAATGATAAAGACATTCGCTACAGGAATCGTTGTGCCAAGAGAATACATATGGCCTGTCAATAAAGCTCGCTATTTAGAGCCTAGTACCAATCTAGTGATTGATGCTCATAAACAAGGACTAGAAGTTTTTGCATATGGATTCGCAAATGACAACTTTTTGCCTCACAATTACAGCTATGATCTACAAAGAGAGTATCTGCAATTCGTTGACAACTCTAAGTTTGCTGTTGATGGTGTGGTCACAGACTTCCCTACGTCTGCATCAACGGCCATTG CTTGCTTGGCAGGAAGTAAGAACGCTTCAAGGAAAGTACCTA CTCTGATCATTTCTGCAAATGGGGCCAATGGAGATTATCCAGGATCAACAGATCTTGCCTATCAAAAAGCAGTAGATGATGGTGCTGACATAATCGATTGTTCTGTCCAAATGACAAAAGACGGAGTTGCATTCTGCTTGCCTTCAGTTGACCTCATCCCAACCACCACTGCCTCCGGACCTTTCATGAGTCGAGCTGCTAAGattgattcaatccaatccTCTATGGGAATTTTCTCTTTCGATTTCACATGGGACGAAATCCTGTCTTTAAAAC CTCAAATGTTCAGTGAATTTAATGGAGATTTGATAAGGGATCCAGCACGCAAGAATGTGGGCAAGTTTGTCACTCTCTCAGATTTCTTGGAATTTGCCAAGGCTAAGGCAGTTCTAGGAGTTCTAATCAACATAGaa AATGCTGCCTACCTTGCAGCCAACAAGGGCCTTGACGTTGTTGGTGCAGTGACGACTGCTTTGAGCAACACCACACTTGATAAGCAGTCAACTCAGAAGGTTTTGATCATGTCAGGTGAAAGTTCAGTGCTGGACAAATTCAAGGATATCCCGACTTACGAAAGAGTACTCCACATTAAGAAGCAGGTGGAATTTGTAACGAATGAGACAGCTTTGGAAATCAAGAAGCATGCAGATGCAGTATTTTTACATAAGCATTCCTTATACACACAATTTCGAGGAGAGGGTTTCACTTTGAACTTCACCAACCTTATTGAATGTATGCATTGGGCCAATGTCAGTGTCTACGCCGGAACTGTTCTAAATGAATTCCAAGATATTTACATGGATTATAGCTCTGATCCATATATGTTGATCCATAACCTCATTTACTATGGTGCGGATGGAATTATAACCCAGTACCCAAGCACTGCAAATGCATACACCA GAAACTTGTGCACCGGGAATCTAGAGTCGTATAGGATACCAGACATAAATCCAGGGGATGTCATAACATCTGCCCTTGATCCAAAAGAAGTAGTAGAGTACAAGCCTCCCCCTCCAGTGCACTTGGAGACTGAGGACTTTATCACTCCGCCACTACCTCCTGTAGCTGCAATTTCCaaggatgatgatgatgatgataaggGTTCTGCTTCCTCAAACAAAACTAATACCAACGCCAACGCTCCTTCTTCACCTTCACCTCCTCCTGAACAAGCCCAAACCCCAAGCACTGCAACTGTTGCCACAATTAATGTTGTTGCTCTCTTCTTTGCAACTATGCTTGGACTAGTTACTTTGCTCTGA